In Chryseobacterium oranimense, a single window of DNA contains:
- the rplP gene encoding 50S ribosomal protein L16, whose protein sequence is MLQPKRTKFRRVHKMKMKGIAQRGNQLAYGTFGIKAIEGAWITARQIEAARIAATRYMKREGQLWIKIFPDKPITKKPAEVRMGKGKGAVEYWVAVVKPGKIMFEVGGVPYEVAKEALRLAAQKLPVVTKFVVANDFVKPL, encoded by the coding sequence ATGTTACAACCAAAAAGAACCAAATTCCGTAGAGTTCATAAGATGAAGATGAAGGGGATTGCTCAGAGAGGTAATCAACTGGCTTACGGAACATTTGGAATCAAAGCTATAGAAGGTGCTTGGATCACTGCAAGACAAATTGAAGCTGCCCGTATCGCTGCGACAAGATATATGAAGAGAGAAGGTCAGCTATGGATCAAAATCTTCCCGGATAAACCAATTACTAAAAAACCAGCCGAAGTACGTATGGGTAAAGGTAAAGGTGCCGTGGAATATTGGGTAGCCGTAGTAAAACCAGGTAAAATTATGTTCGAAGTTGGAGGTGTACCTTACGAAGTAGCTAAGGAAGCTTTAAGACTTGCAGCTCAGAAATTACCGGTAGTTACTAAATTCGTAGTTGCTAACGATTTTGTTAAACCTCTTTAA
- the rpsC gene encoding 30S ribosomal protein S3 translates to MGQKTNPIGNRLGIIRGWDSNWFGGNDYGDRIAEDYKIRRYLEARLSKGGISKIYIERTLKLVTVTITTARPGLIIGKGGQEVDKLKEELKKLTGKDIQINIFEIKRPELDAVLVADSISKQIENRISYRRAVKMAMASTMRMGAEGIKVQISGRLNGAEMARSESFKEGRIPLSTFRADIDYHWAEAHTTYGRLGVKVWIMKGEVYGKRELAPLVGQQKKGGPSGGGNRGDRDNRRPRKNNNNNNNN, encoded by the coding sequence ATGGGACAGAAGACAAATCCAATTGGTAACAGACTAGGTATCATCAGAGGATGGGATTCTAACTGGTTTGGCGGAAACGATTATGGAGACAGAATCGCGGAAGACTACAAAATCAGAAGATACCTTGAGGCTAGATTATCTAAAGGTGGTATTTCAAAAATTTATATTGAAAGAACACTAAAATTAGTAACAGTGACAATCACTACTGCCAGACCGGGACTTATCATCGGTAAAGGAGGTCAGGAAGTTGATAAATTGAAAGAAGAATTGAAGAAACTTACTGGTAAGGATATTCAAATCAATATTTTCGAAATCAAAAGACCTGAACTTGACGCAGTATTAGTGGCTGACAGCATCTCTAAGCAGATCGAAAACAGAATTTCTTACAGAAGAGCTGTTAAAATGGCAATGGCAAGTACAATGAGAATGGGTGCTGAAGGTATCAAAGTTCAGATCTCTGGTAGATTGAACGGAGCTGAAATGGCAAGAAGCGAATCTTTCAAAGAAGGAAGAATCCCATTGTCTACTTTCAGAGCTGATATTGATTATCACTGGGCTGAAGCTCACACTACTTACGGTAGATTAGGAGTAAAGGTTTGGATCATGAAAGGGGAAGTTTACGGTAAAAGAGAACTTGCTCCACTAGTGGGACAACAGAAAAAAGGAGGTCCTTCAGGAGGCGGAAACAGAGGAGACAGAGACAACAGAAGACCTAGAAAGAATAACAATAATAACAATAATAATTAA